AACATTCTGACCTATGGCTAAATGTTGTGACTTTAATacatgttaatatattttttatttttcatatgtgCTGAAATGATGCAGGTTGTGACAGGGCTGCTTGTTGCAGAAGTGAATGTCAACACAATGTGTGAACTGGGGTCGGGTGGTGTGTCATTGGTATTTCCTTGTTGTTTCCTATACTTTGTGGTTATAATCTCTCTGCGTATACATTCAAGATCTGCAAAAGGAACAGATATTAATGTTTCATTGCTGAAGTTCATATATTTTCTGTTCCAAGTTTGAGGATCTTGCTATGGATTGTTGAATGGATCCTCTTCTACAATATCTACTggaattcaattaattaagttgAGAATGTAAATGGTTTTCTCTTATCCTTTAATTTACAAAACTTCTGCTCTATTGACATGGATATATACTATTAGGCTCCTATGTTTTTGGAATAACACTTAATTCCCAAACACATGCTGAATATATACATCCCAAGTTTTGATCTGATTAAAGTTTTGATAGCTTTAAATATAGAACATTTCCTTTACATTTCTGAAAATGCCAGATATTCATTTTGGGTTAATGGAGTTATACCGAAAGCAAATATACTTGATGTGTGTTTCTTGTATGACTTACCTGTGGCTTATTTTAGGTATCAATGGCCAAGAGAACTCTCGGGACAGCTGGAGTTCAGATTGCTTGGTAGGTAGATTTATCGCCATCTGTATTGCTAAACTTGTTTGTATTATTAGCACTTCCATTACTCAAATATGGGTTTATCATCTGAAACAGTTCAGTTTTTTTGTTGCAGCTGGTCGTACATCTTCATACATTATGCTCTTCTTGTTGCCTATGTGGCTCGTTCATCAGATATTTTGACAAATTTCCTTGGGATCCCACTGTATGAGCTACAACTCAAACTTTCTGGTCAAGTACTTTGTAGCGTAATTGATGCCTTTACCATTTATTTTCTGTACACAATTCATGCCACATATTTTAAACCTTCATCGTTGTTTTGAGTGCACAAACTGTTTGTTAAGGTGATAAAACTGTTAAGGAATGAAATGGCATATTGTTAAAGACCTGGCAAATTTCATTCAGTTAAAACTCCAATAAGTTTGAACCTAACTATTATTTTCATTGTTAATTTCTCTTTGTTGCCACTGCAATGATGATTTTTTTGTCCTCTAATGACATGCAATTCTTGTACCATCCTTCCTGCACATGTGATAAGTAGCCAATTATCTGAATTTGTTCAGAATGTGCTTATGGAAGAGCAAGTTTCTATAGTCTCATTTACATTTCATGTACATTTACTACTAAAACCCAATTGTTAAAGATATTGAATTGAAAAAAAGCAAATTTCAGAATTTATACTTCTGTGAGTGGTCATGAATCTCAGTTTTCCAAATTCTGCCCGGCTCTTATATTCTCCTTCACAAATTAATTTTACTTGCAAATTGATGAGATCAGTTTTATATGGGAATCTAGATTTATATCTAGACTCGCATGTTCTTTCTAACTGTCTGGTCCCATTACCTTGCTTGGGATAAACTTACATGAAGAATAACCAAAATGTAACTTGAAATTTAAAACCTTGATATTGATTCAACAATTTATTGATCTTTAGTGTTGTTGGTCTACAAAAGAAATCTTAGAACTCTACTTGATTTTAGTTTCTGTAATCAATTTTTAGAACATaaacattctgaaatttatgCCATGGGCTCCTGAATGTTAAGCAACAAGGCTCATAGTTATATTTGGCTATCTGAATGAAGAAAGGGTAAAGCTTGACCACATTGTTCATGGTCCTTGCGAACTGTTAACAAATTTTTTAGTTTCaattgatgatatatatatatatatatatatctgtatatgCATGGGATGGGCAAAAGTGAGTGCTGGACACTTTTGCTGAAATTCAATGAGGGAGATAGCATCTTCCCTTGGATATGATTTGAACAATCTGGACAGACTATTGCAAAATGCATTTAGTCATGACCATTAGACATGCCATGTAAGACAGAGCACATCTATTCTTTGAGGAAAGGTAAAATTGGTCCTCAACTTTTCAATTTGGTCAGTTTAGCccatgaaattttctttttgggcTCAAATTCACCCCTGACCCTTTccaaatggtttttttttttttgtccctgAAATGCTAGTTTTTGGTTCATTTTGCCCTTGAAAtgttatcctttttttttttttttgagggtgTGGGGGGTGGGGCTCAAATTTATCCCTGAATTGAACCCTTCAGGGATGAATTtgagcaaaaaaagaaaagaaagagctTAGGGGCTAAACtgaccaaaattgaaaatttaagggCTCATTTGGCCATTTTTCCTCTATTCTTCCATGGAAACTTTATCACCGTTGATATGTGTGCCAATCATATATGTGCGTCACACCATAGGGCATGTTTAACatgtattttgagatttttgagaGCTAGTGTGTAGGAAATAGTCCATACGGCTATGGAATCCCTATTGAAGTATCAATTTTTCATGGTTTCCATGTATACTTGTTTTGTAGTTTTATGttgattacaaataaaattttgttagaAATCATGCTTATTCATGTGACTAGGTTGTGTTCataaatgaagaaagaaaatacattGTCGAATAAAGTATCTTTACCTCCCTCTAGTATCTACTTGCATTTCCCTGAGTGGCATTTTATGCAGTGTTTTGGAAAATGAGTCCACTTAAGGAAAGAGTTCTGCCTCCTGTTGTAGAAAGAAGCAAATAATTCAATACACATTTTTTTGATTGTTTACTGTTCCATCCAAAGCCATACTGGAgaactacatgaattttaaGTTAGAAACTTAAAATGGCACAGAttggaaaatataaaaaatggaGCTTCTAAAGAAACGATTCAAGCAACTTTCAACAGGAAGAAGGAGAAATAATATTGTGGATCTTCTGCTGTTTTAATACCCCTGTCTAATGGTATTAAAACATTTTAACAAGGATGTTTGACATATTAGGGGGTTGTCCATGTTTCAAATGCTTATTTCTTCTAACCCTTAATTTGGTTTGGGAAAAACACATTCAAGTATGACTGTCATTAAATTTTCTCTTTAGAAAAGCATTTTGAGGTGGAGAAACGAAAGAGCCTATGCCAATCTAAAATCAGAAAGAAGATCCTCTGGCAACATTTGAGTTTTAGAAACCAATTCTCAGGAAGCTGATGGAACAATTCCATCATATCATATTGTTTCCCTGTACCATTACAACAAAATCATTGTGCTCAAGAGCCTTTGCCAAAACTTTAGCACCATAGAATGGTTATCTTGAAGCTTATGGAATAATTTCATCCTAACAGATCTATGTACCACTGCAACAATAACCATTGGACTCCTTTCCATGTAAGGCAACATGAAAAGATTCATGATCATGATCCACTTTCTCTGCTTTATAATATTTCACATATTACTTACAATTTGAACTAGCTAGTCATGACTTCCCTCAAACTTGGAGATACTCTTAACAATAAGATGGAGATGGACATTATTAGAAATAAGGGAAGAGTTATGTGATTTGCTTCCTGTTTTAAAGAAGCTATTCATATCATAGAATGGAGTTCTTATTCAGAAATGAGAGCTATATGCTTCAATGAATATTACATTTGGTGTTCTGAACTGGAAATTATAGacagaaaaagaaatgattggaacaacacaGAAAGATTTCTCCACTTACCTCAGAATCGCTTCACATCTATCCTTTTTATGTTCATTATCTGCTGTAAACTCATTGAAAACCTACTTAGAAGAAATTCTTGATATTTGTTAAACTATTTCTGAATGAAGTACTGGATACTCATTGGGAAATTTCTGCAACACCATCTCACAACAGTTTTGGCTTGTGTAATGGGCCAATACAATTCATAGCTGAAACTATAGTGGAGTAAACAGTTCATAGTCATAATAGTTGTTATGGTCTCTGCATCACCATATCAGGCACTAACAGCCAATTGTGGCACCACTGCGGATATTTTGGCAACTATAGCGGAGTCCTTAATACATGAATGTGCAAAATTTTTCAGACAAAAtccaaaggaaagaaaaaaaaaaagaggtgctacttatttttttggctaaatGACTTAGTAGAGTTCTTGTAGTAACAACAAGAACTCCTTTtacagaaaaaaagaagaagaagatacagTACAAAATCCTCTCTTTCAAGTCCACACGTACGATGCATGAAATCATTAATtgtagaaagaaataaataaactcaCTCAGAAAACAatgtcaaaatattataaaattgtaTGCATACCAAATCATTGTAAATCATGtaaatttcaaaaatccattttaaaCCCCGATCATGTGATTCTGGAAAAGCTATTCTGATAACTTATTATTCTCTAGAAGATGCAAAAAACTTATGAATTTCAAACAAAAGTTACTTCTTTGAACTTCTAAATTTGTTATTGATGTTTTGGAGTTTGAATCTCTATGGTGGGATTCAGGTACTAATATGTTGCTTCAACTTAAACCAGATGTATTCTCAAAAGTCACGGTAGCCCAGGTTTACTTTTGAAACATGCAAAATTCTTTTATTGACACCCCCAAAATGAGCTCTCTGAGAACTTGACCCAGACCTATTCTCTGAAGTCACAGTAAGCCCTGTTTTATCTCTGAACATGCAAAATTATTTCATCACAAGATAAAATACATGTACAGAATATATAGAGATGTAATTTATCAACACTGTTAACttcttcaaattaaataaaataaccgAGTTTTAAATAATAGTATTATATATAGACTTGATCAAGGTGTTAAAAAGCAAGCTGATCAATGGAAAACGTGCTATCTTTGGCATTCCAATGATGACTTCATGCATTTTATATTCTAATGTTGATTTAGaactaaaaatttattgtcacTGGTTGCAAGATGAGTTTACTTTCAATTTATCTTGACGAAATACTAGAATATGAAAATCTGGACATGAACTGCTCTAGGCACAGGCACCACGACAACTATTACCTGGTCATAAATTATGACATCCCtgtgaaaattttgattatttgttgaTCTTGACATCTAAATCATTACTTATAATTATGATGTCAGCTGACTAGTGAAGTCATTCATTatcaagaagaataaaatgcaACAGTAAGGTTGTTCCTTTTGACTGGAACGTCATGGTTTTGTGCACTAGGGACACCCTCTTGAAGATCTCTAATGATCATTCTTCTCTTATCTGGTGCTGCAAACATAGAAAACTTTTCACTTGCTTAAGTTTATGCATGCCACAAAGAAAATGGGATAATCACTATACGCTTTATCATTCTGGCTGCAACATTTCTTGGCACTGAGTTTCTGTGGCTAGTttcaataaaaaatcataaacaaaatgTAACCTATTCTTTCCTGGGCAACAACACAACTATGTAATTTATAAACACTGAGTCCTTAGTATATCACATCAATATTGGTTTTTGTCAAGCTAATGCATCCCTTTCCTAGTAAAAGTTCTGTaaccttttcattttttgtttttgtttttgttttcaattttaaagaGTTCTATCACTTCTCATTTCTGTTGGATAATTGGCCCCCCATTGATGAGAGTTTCCCCAAAGTAATCCTTTATTATTGACATGAAATGGTTTGGTGGCAGAACTTTAATTGCAGAGTTTTCAGATTGTGCAATGTGCAGCATAGATATGGCTTATGTCTGCTTACTGGATATCATTGTAGTCCTTTTATGTTATGATCCTAAACAGAAACATAATGCCTGCAAGCTTTAGTTTTGTCAGTATCACTTCTGTTGGTCCATCACAAAGTACTTGCCTATGGTTTTAGGTGTTGATGGGCGGCATTATGATTGCAGATGGGAAAGTGCAACCTTGTTTTCATTGCTTTTGGGTGGAATTTGCTACATTGGAAGGTCAGTGTCCTTGTCTCTTcctacttttatttttcttttttcattttggttttttttaggGAGAGGGGGTTGTCTAAAACACTTAAAAGCATGATTAAAACAAATCCTTCTCTCTACTATGAGATTGCAAGTATTTGAATCTTATCCACATTGCCAGTCTGATGAGTAATTTGACTCATTAAATCAATGacatttcttcttattttggGATAGAAATATAGAATAATTGCCTTCCAACTGTAGTAATTTTCAGCAGCCTGAACATTAATCCATCGTTGCTCTTCttttttattccttttcttGTTTGCCTCTGGTTTCAACTTATGCACTTATGCAtaagtttgttatttgtttttttcttctttttgtgatCGGCAAAATTATTTGTCAGTATCACTTCTGTTAGCCCATCACAAAGTACTTGCCTATCTATggttttagttttcttttttctttccttatttgaataccttttgtGAATAGTGACTTTGcattactattttttttccctaaagGATCACAAAACTCCTAACTTGCGTTGTAATGTAGTCAGCGGTTTATTGGAGCAGTAAATGGTGTTCTCATATTTGGAATCATCATTTCCTTCGCTGCTCTCGTGGTAATTATCTTGCTCCATGAATATatgattattgatcttgttttTGGAGGATAAAGTGCTATATAGTTCTAGTAGTGAGTGGAGTGTCAATTGTATGGAGACAGAAGTTGATTGCAAATACATAAAGCATAGATTCTATTGAGAGCTAAGTTCTGATGATCTTAAACAGATATGTTTTTTCACTTGGTGACAGAAAATTTGAAGGTTGCACCATATCATTGTCCTACCTGACCCTTCTCCTAAAAATAACTTGAGAATTAATCAATATGAGTCCATCAATAGTAAGAAACTTTGATGTAGGACAGAAAAGTAGATATTAAGAATTCTTTTgtctatttcctattttccttttgtttcctTCAGTTAGTAGGTAtagaatcctaattagagtAGGACAATGTTTGTTAGTGGCCTTTGTAAAGTTCATTAGGATGTAATGGAAGGCAGCTCTAGattattgattaaaatattGATAATTGAGTTGAGTTTTTTAGtttattcttctcttcttctttcggGTTCAGCATCAAACTTCCAAGTGTTAGTCTCCATCAAGGGTACCGGAGCTCCAAGATTTTTTGTGCATGACTGCCCTGTGTTTTAATCAACACTTCTGCAAAAAACGAAAAATGTATATCTTCCTATGGGAAACAAATcaaaacaaacatatatttttcgaccatttgagtattttatttgtattttctttaattctttgTCATTCAATATATGTAGTAAAACATTAAATGCATATTGAATGTTATTCATTCTTATATGGTTTCCATATAAAATCTATGTAAATAAACCTAGCTACCTTGCGATTTTGAGACAAAGCATTGTGAGAACAACTTTTTATTCTCATGAAACTGATAGAATTCATGCCCAAATTACTAAATGAGATGCTATCTAGAATTAATGTTTAAAAATCTGTTACATCTTTAACTAGTTTCTCATCTCACCCTCCTCCCTTGGACCACTATTAGCATATTTTTTTTGGCCTTTCTCTTGACTCTCTTCATAACCATTCTTCTGCATAGACTGTCTGTTGTTATGTAAGATTGATAGTATTTTTCGTTGCTGTTCGCATACCATGACATATGGTTGTCAACTTGATGTTGATTATGACAATGAAAAGATAGGAACCGTTCCATCTTTTCTTATTGAAACCAGTGGCATTATTCCTACTACTCGTTAAGGACTATCCAGAGGGTAAGCCTAGATAGTAATGGTAAGCTTGCTTGTTTGTTACAGGAAGGTCATGTGTTAAAACCCTGGAAATCAACCTCTTTTCAAAACCAAGGGGAAGGTTGCGTTCAAATTCAATCCTCCTCTAACTCTCATAAAGCGCTAAGCCTTGTGCAGTGGAAATGGCCTTTACTTTTTAGGGTATCCAATACAAAAGTGTGAAAGAAAAGGAATAACCAGAATTCTTGATGCAATGTCGCCCTTACATTAATTCCTTAAttgatttttggaattttcaaattttttattcctAGTGGCTAATTTTTCCACAAattgtgcatatatatgtatattatttttaggtaGTTTCAAGTCTTGCCAAACCAAAAtccatgtagctgaccccacttAGTGGAATTAAGGTTTGGTGTTATTGTAGGCAGTTGCAAGTGGAAACATACATTGGGATGCTCTTCTGAAAGCCAATTTTGAAGCTGTTCCTCTCAGTATACCCATAATTGCactttcttttgtttatcaGGTAAATAGCTACATCCTTCGGTAATTCAGCATTTAAGCAATTGCAACAATCAACCAATGGTTTATTTCAAATCTGGCTTATTTCAGAACGTGGTTCCTGTCCTCTGTATGGATCTTGAAGGAAATCTGCCCAAAGTGAGGTGAAGATTTTTTAATTCATGCTTTGCTTGAACTAAGGTGAAAAATATGAAGATTCTATTTTCTGATTATTAAGCTCATAATAATTCTATCTTTGAAATTAACAACTATCATTACAATTATCTTGTGATATGAGTGacaaaatcatttcaaatttgaaagtgAAAAGAAGTTACCGCATGTTTAAATCTCAAACAATAATGGATTTATAACATTCAGTTGGGATTCCAAAGTCGCTATATGAGAATCAAAACATGTCTTGATTGTAATTGAGCAATATGAAGCATAAAAAGATACTCGGTAGGGTCATTATCTTTATAGTACAAGCATCAGCAATATTCTGTTGACCATGTGGCTCCTCTCATTCCCATCATTTCTTTAGTACTTGTGCTTCTCTCAGCCAGGTGAGAAGCGTGTGACTGTCTACTATTCActaaaaattgaacaaaaaattatgcCATGAAGGTAATCAAGAAGCCAAAGACTAGAGGAGCTCTCTTTCCATCTATCCTTTAAGCAATCAACGTGATAAAAGATCAATTGGTTGAATAAGGAAAAATCAGAGTAAGAGACAGAAATCTATCCTTTCTTGACATGTGATCATTTCTTAACTTCATGGGGGTTTATAATTCACGGGATTTGACTCTCCTTGCTGTGTTTGCCAAACATTTGTTAGTTATAACCAGAACTCTTCATTACATGTTTGGGTTTTAAATATATCAATCCGCAGGACTGCAATTGTCCTTGGCACAGCTATCCCCCTTGCCCTATTTCTCATATGGAATGCTGTTATTCTTGGATCAATCACAAGTCTTGAGATGGGCTCTGATAAGATTGCTGACCCTTTGCAACTACTGCGATCTACCAATGCAGAAGTTGGGGTAAGACAGTCATAGAGTTGTAATTTTGATTGGTCTCCTTTAAGGTTCATGTAGAAGTTGGACAATTCATCTTATGGTAAATAACATTATCCctttttgtaataattatatgaTGTTATGCAGCCAATAATCGAGGTGTTCTCACTTCTTGCAATTGCAACGTCCTACATTGGATTTGTTTTGGGTCTCGTCGATTTCCTTGCTGACTGTGAGTTAACTTCTCTGTTGATTTTTGAAAGAGATGATCTCATTTCCAAATTGTTATCATTCTGTTGGTTAATATTGTTGCTTTAATATTTGGGGTACTGGGTATGGACCTAAGTAGTTGTTTAACATCGTACCAATTTCTTTGACTTCACCAACCATGTCAAGGTCCACTCCCGGATTTTCCCACTAGCCTAGGAAGTCCGAGAGAAaatccattcaaaatggatataaatacaaaaatcactcaaaattgccaaaaatttattttcatttccatatttgctcactatcaatagaaaccataataaatattacaacatTCTTTATATCATCATCTCGAGCTTGccacccatacattttcaaaataaaagagcactaagactttaaatacataatGAAACACTCTACTCAAGCTCTCAAAACAATACCCACGGATCTTGAGGTTGGGACATCTTTGTACACATTGTACATCTAATCAGGAGTCACCCCAAATAACTAtgtcagtgttctaaaaggcgctaggtgctagtcgggcgccaggttggggcctaggaaaactgctttttttttttttttttaactttgtgatgtaatttgatgttattttcaattaaatcaaagttgaaaagcatcaataatgcaacaataatggaatgacaagtgaaatatagaattaagcatgagaaaacAATTGTTGTAGATCAGTTCTAGGTTCAAACTTCAATAAGacaaaagcaacaataatgcaacataaaccatattTGAAGAATCTAAGTATTTAACTATCTAATTGAAGTTTGCTATATTTGTTGCTTGCTTGCAGCTTGCTACAGCAAGCAGCAACAAAGGCAGCTTGCTACATTTGTTGCTtgcttgcaagttgcaaatattaattttttaaatacattaataataataattaataaacatttgaataacaaataatcaaatattaatataaatactaaattaaataacagaaaaataaaaagaaaaccaaaagggGGAGAGGCAACAGTAAGCAGGCTTATTGCTGGCTACTACTTACCGAATGAGGCGGAGGCCCGGAGGGTGagtgaagattgaagaagatgaaggttgAAGCTGCTGCAAGAGCAAGAGACAACCGTCAACCGTTAACCAGAGTGTGGCAGTGTGCGAGCAGCGAGCACGAGATGGTGGTGACGGCAAGTGAAGAAGGTGAAGCTGCAAGAGCAAGAGACAACCAGAGTGTGGCGTGGTGGTGTGCGAGCACGAGACAGTGACAACGGGCCGACGGCGACTCTGCAACTACAAGAGACGGTGGCGG
This genomic stretch from Diospyros lotus cultivar Yz01 chromosome 1, ASM1463336v1, whole genome shotgun sequence harbors:
- the LOC127793536 gene encoding uncharacterized protein LOC127793536 isoform X2 → MELGWLVQFRATASRPASHEYNKEKKSPEDNQKLKMAFVSSSSSSSSCSLWSRDMPVLKTPWLGRLNCKDHIPRRRRHLLHHHPRHRGRTVRRISVEMLPNGCFLKDASSATTSISLKCFSQRRRTPPPLEEEDEEEELELERLFSNLNKATLKREPGSLTSAIFLVSGTTVGAGILAIPAVTQESGFLASAITCIICWVFMVVTGLLVAEVNVNTMCELGSGGVSLVSMAKRTLGTAGVQIACWSYIFIHYALLVAYVARSSDILTNFLGIPLWESATLFSLLLGGICYIGSQRFIGAVNGVLIFGIIISFAALVAVASGNIHWDALLKANFEAVPLSIPIIALSFVYQNVVPVLCMDLEGNLPKVRTAIVLGTAIPLALFLIWNAVILGSITSLEMGSDKIADPLQLLRSTNAEVGPIIEVFSLLAIATSYIGFVLGLVDFLADCLGIGSCATS
- the LOC127793536 gene encoding uncharacterized protein LOC127793536 isoform X3, with translation MHKVGAGILAIPAVTQESGFLASAITCIICWVFMVVTGLLVAEVNVNTMCELGSGGVSLVSMAKRTLGTAGVQIACWSYIFIHYALLVAYVARSSDILTNFLGIPLWESATLFSLLLGGICYIGSQRFIGAVNGVLIFGIIISFAALVAVASGNIHWDALLKANFEAVPLSIPIIALSFVYQNVVPVLCMDLEGNLPKVRTAIVLGTAIPLALFLIWNAVILGSITSLEMGSDKIADPLQLLRSTNAEVGPIIEVFSLLAIATSYIGFVLGLVDFLADLLKLPSGQSRPLPYLLTLVPPLILSLLDPDIFFKALDFAGTYGVLVLFGILPAAMSWSDRYSDSTELPKLPQLVPGGRLTLSLVIGGAGLVIFSELVENFSRAH